In Zingiber officinale cultivar Zhangliang chromosome 3B, Zo_v1.1, whole genome shotgun sequence, a single window of DNA contains:
- the LOC121967235 gene encoding myosin-binding protein 1-like translates to MASKAPVSGVRGFSKALSSAVLEWILMFLLFINALFSYLVTKFSRLCMLQTPCLLCSRLDHIFGNEKPGFYLDLICKDHRTELSPLSFCSVHGNFADICKSCLLSTSTERKSTLDTYKQFTGKLKGDSHDHDDAWGAEEGSFSVFHGDELANIPYLKRDQELHAIGLEEDKPIKACVSKVDIPSSSSPRKGFVKIEDGQRKIKDKILDSPTSFQEKNQGVDYFSHVGYTEVKISSDSDLESLVTHNEGNSLAYGDDNTHDDSVSDIIDLENVCISKKSSSATVLDGINKQKLIHPAAVNISEDRVLEKLIHFAPLPNEPFASTPEKQINVAEFSNEPSSSSNAAGCSSVDNNSSQIEVKLISMQYEMGSHDSPEGLVENSNVRIDIELLDASFIILDDKKDACASHVNLRMINDANEHGQTNMDLNDSNEHTVGNTGSSSSPGSSQVIMRKDSSKVQEDLTSQSSESMNRHMDLNNANDLALVTHGSLPPKLQEDLISGPGQSMSIHMDLDDAYKLAISTSGSMPSRFTEVMMKKDSFTVQEDLVSESGQTMSTNLDMNDAYQLATKRSLLSPRFTEVIMGKDSSRVQEDLKLLISQISAAQGLESPWNEMAPSPRSFTQDDESVLQNITKTLSLERNRSGLESLECGIVGEVEGESAVERLKRQVELDRKSISLLFKELEEERNASAIAANQSMAMITRLQEEKASMQMEAMHYQRMMEEQAEYDHEALQKCNELLAQRDEEIQALQYEVESYRRD, encoded by the exons ATGGCATCAAAGGCTCCTGTCAGTGGTGTCCGGGGATTCTCAAAGGCTCTATCTTCAGCTGTTCTCGAATGGATATTGATGTTCCTATTATTCATTAATGCGCTGTTCTCCTACCTAGTGACAAAGTTCTCTCGTCTTTGCATGTTACAAACCCCTTGTCTGTTGTGTTCAAGACTAGATCACATTTTTGGAAATGAGAAACCAGGTTTCTATCTTGATTTAATTTGCAAAGATCACAGAACAGAGCTCTCACCATTGTCTTTCTGTAGTGTTCATGGGAATTTTGCTGATATATGCAAGAGCTGTCTACTTTCAACTTCCACTGAGAGGAAATCTACCCTTGATACCTATAAACAATTTACTGGTAAGCTCAAAGGGGATTCTCATGACCATGATGATGCTTGGGGTGCTGAGGAGGGCAGCTTCAGTGTGTTTCATGGGGATGAGTTGGCAAACATCCCATATCTTAAGAGGGATCAAGAACTTCATGCCATTGGCTTGGAGGAAGACAAACCCATTAAAGCATGCGTGTCCAAAGTTGACATTCCTTCATCGTCATCACCTAGGAAAGGTTTTGTTAAAATTGAAGATGGACAGAGAAAAATAAAGGATAAAATTTTGGATTCACCAACAAGTTTCCAGGAGAAGAATCAAGGAGTTGATTACTTTTCTCATGTTGGTTATACTGAAGTCAAAATTTCCTCCGATTCTGATCTTGAGAGTCTAGTGACACATAATGAAGGAAATTCTCTGGCATATGGAGATGACAATACCCATGATGATTCAGTGTCAGATATCATAGATTTGGAGAATGTCTGTATTAGCaaaaaaagttcatcagctactgTTTTGGATGGCATAAACAAACAGAAGTTGATCCACCCTGCTGCAGTCAATATTTCAGAAGATAGAGTCTTGGAAAAGTTGATTCACTTTGCACCGCTTCCTAATGAACCTTTTGCATCAACTCCTGAAAAACAAATAAATGTAGCTGAGTTTAGTAATGAGCCATCTTCATCTTCTAATGCTGCCGGATGTAGTTCGGTTGACAACAATTCAAGCCAAATTGAAGTTAAACTAATCTCCATGCAATACGAAATGGGATCACATGATTCCCCAGAAGGCCTTGTAGAAAACTCCAATGTGAGAA TAGATATTGAGTTACTTGATGCTTCTTTCATTATCCTTGATGATAAGAAGGATGCTTGTGCAAGTCACGTCAATTTGAGGATGATTAATGATGCAAATGAGCATGGTCAAACTAACATGGATTTGAACGATTCCAATGAGCATACTGTTGGTAATACTGGAAGCTCTTCATCTCCTGGATCTTCTCAAGTAATTATGAGGAAGGATTCATCTAAAGTTCAGGAAGATCTGACAAGTCAATCTAGTGAATCTATGAATAGGCATATGGATCTAAATAACGCTAATGATCTTGCTCTTGTTACTCATGGAAGCTTGCCTCCTAAACTTCAGGAAGATCTGATCAGTGGACCTGGCCAATCTATGAGTATTCATATGGATTTGGACGATGCTTATAAACTTGCTATTAGCACTAGTGGAAGCATGCCATCTCGATTTACTGAAGTAATGATGAAGAAGGATTCATTTACAGTTCAAGAAGATCTGGTTAGTGAATCTGGCCAAACTATGAGTACTAATTTGGATATGAATGATGCTTACCAGCTTGCTACAAAGAGAAGTTTGTTGTCTCCAAGATTCACTGAAGTAATTATGGGGAAGGATTCTTCAAGAGTGCAGGAAGATCTCAAACTTCTGATTTCTCAAATATCTGCAGCACAGGGACTTGAGTCTCCATGGAATGAAATGGCTCCTAGTCCCAGATCATTTACTCAAGATGATGAATCTGTATTGCAGAACATAACTAAGACACTCTCTCTTGAGAGGAATAGATCAGGATTAGAATCACTAGAATGTGGTATTGTGGGTGAGGTGGAAGGGGAAAGTGCTGTTGAGAGGCTGAAGAGACAAGTAGAACTGGACAGGAAGTCCATAAGCCTTCTCTTCAAGGAATTAGAAGAAGAAAGAAATGCTTCGGCAATTGCTGCAAATCAATCCATGGCCATGATAACTAGGTTGCAAGAGGAGAAGGCTTCTATGCAAATGGAGGCTATGCACTACCAAAGAATGATGGAAGAGCAAGCTGAGTATGACCATGAAGCACTCCAGAAATGTAATGAATTACTTGCTCAAAGAGACGAGGAAATACAAGCTTTGCAATATGAAGTGGAAAGCTATAGGAGAGACTAG
- the LOC121967236 gene encoding transcription factor UNE12-like produces MANQPPPPPPEGISDDFFEQIFSLPPSYAASGDAAGAGGGSLPLGLSLDQGSSSGGKRLHDDPHGKAERETFPSAALFPPGFGHIQLHHIRPNPPPQVFHGQPKLGGVAVMPQPAAPRPKVRARRGQATDPHSIAERLRRERIAERIRALQELVPNTNKTDRAVMLDEILDYVKFLRLQVKVLSMSRLGAAGAVAQLIADVPVSVEGEASKSGSHQNVWEKWSTDGTERQVVKLMEEDIGAAMQFLQSKALCMMPISLAMAIYDTHQPEAQSVKHEPNTPS; encoded by the exons ATGGCGAACCAGCCACCACCGCCGCCACCGGAGGGCATCAGCGACGATTTCTTCGAGCAGATATTCTCCTTGCCCCCTTCCTACGCCGCCTCCGGGGACGCCGCGGGTGCTGGTGGAGGCTCGCTGCCCCTCGGGCTCAGCTTGGACCAAGGCTCCTCCTCCGGCGGGAAAAGACTCCACGATGACCCACACGGGAAGGCG GAGAGGGAAACGTTTCCATCCGCGGCGTTGTTTCCTCCTGGATTCGGGCACATCCAGTTGCATCATATTCGACCTAACCCCCCTCCTCAG GTTTTCCATGGTCAACCAAAGCTAGGTGGAGTTGCTGTAATGCCTCAACCTGCAGCACCGCGACCAAAAGTGCGAGCAAGGCGTGGCCAGGCTACCGACCCTCATAGCATTGCTGAGCGG TTACGCAGAGAAAGGATAGCGGAAAGAATAAGAGCACTACAGGAATTGGTACCGAACACTAATAAG ACAGATAGAGCAGTCATGCTTGATGAGATTTTGGATTATGTGAAGTTTTTGAGGTTGCAAGTGAAG GTTCTAAGTATGAGTAGGCTGGGTGCTGCTGGCGCTGTGGCACAGCTGATAGCTGATGTTCCTGTATCAGTTGAG GGGGAGGCCAGCAAGAGTGGCAGCCATCAAAATGTATGGGAGAAGTGGTCAACAGATGGCACAGAACGGCAAGTAGTGAAGCTGATGGAAGAGGATATAGGAGCCGCAATGCAGTTCCTGCAGTCCAAAGCTCTGTGCATGATGCCGATTTCGCTTGCTATGGCGATCTATGACACGCACCAGCCTGAAGCCCAATCAGTCAAACATGAACCCAACACACCTTCATAA